AAGGTGGAAATCACCGATGGCGGCGATACCACCCTGCTGCCGGGCGAGCAGGTCGATCTCGAAGAGATGAACGAAGTCAACGGCAAGCTGGAAGCGGGCCTGCGCCCGGCGGAAGGCAAGCCGGTGCTGCTGGGCATCACCAAGGCCAGCCTGCAGACGCGTTCGTTCATCTCCGCCGCGTCGTTCCAGGAAACCACCCGCGTGCTGACGCAGGCGGCGGTCGAAGGAAAGCGCGACAGCCTGATCGGCCTAAAGGAAAACGTCATCGTCGGCCGTCTCATCCCCGCCGGTACCGGCGCGGGCATGAACCGCCTGCGCGTGGCCGCTTCCAGCCGCGATGCCGCGCTCCGCGCGTCCTATCGCAAGCTGCAGGAATCGCTGATCGCGCCGGAAACGGCGGCCGAGGAACATGCCGCCGAACTGGCGCAGGGTCCCGAAGCGGCGATCGGCAACGATCCGCTGGCGGCGGTCGAGGGTGAAACCCACGGCACCGACGCGGACGCCGGCGAATACCTGATCGAAGGCGACGAGGCGTAAGCTCTCGCGCCTTTGCGGGCACGGACAGAAAAGCCCCGCCGGAGCGATCCGGCGGGGCTTTTTCGTGCGGGAACGACCGTGCGCGCTCTTGTGGCGCCTATTGCGCGCAGGCCATCCGCTCCAGCGCGGCGAAGGCGGCAAGTGCGCCGGGATCGGCGAACGGTGCCAACTGGGCCAGGATCACGCCGGCGATGTCGCGCGCGGGATCGATCCAGTAATAGCAGTTGAGAATGCCGGCCCAGTGCAGGCTACCAGGAGAGCGGCCCGCCGGCCCCGTCTCGGTATTCACGAGGAAGCCGCCCAGCGTCCAGCCGCCGCGCTGCCCGGGCAGCGGATCAAAGGCCGTGGCGAGCTGGGGCAGGGCGCTGGTCAGCACGCCGGCGGATAGCGATGGGGACAGCGCGTCCGCGCGCATCAGCCGCGCCGTTTCCGGCGAGACCACGCGCACGCCGTCCAGCTCGCCACCGCGCAGCACCATGCGCAGGAACCGCGCATAGTCGGATGCGGTGGAGGAAAGGCCGCCGCCGCCGCTTTGATAGCTGCCGGCGCCCAGCACCATCGGCACCGTCACGAACCCGCGGTCGGCGTCGCGGGCATGGACCTGCGTTGCGTTCGCGGGAAGATCGCTGTGGAAGCGCGTGGCGCTCATGCCCAGCGGGCCGGTCAGTTCGCGATCGAACCAGTCCTGCAAGGCCATGCCCGAAACCGCCTCCACGGCGAGGCCCACCCAGTCGGTGCCGGTGCCGTACTGCCACTGCGTGCCGGGATCGAACAGCAGCGGCAGGCGCAGGCTTTCGCGGCTGCCGGGCGCGGTCTTGGGGCCGGCCTTGGCGCAGCGCAGCAGGGTTTCGTCCATGAAGGTATAGCCGCAGCCGGCGGTGTGGAGCAGCAGGTGGCGCAATGTGACCGGCACGCGTGCCGCGCGCAGCATGGGCTGGCCGGCTTTGTCGAACCCTTCCAGCACCGGCAGATCGGCCAGATCGGGCAGGATCGCGCCGATCGGCGCATCGAGGTCTAGCTGACCGCGTTCGACCAGTTGCAGCGCGGCGGTGGAGGTGAGCGCCTTGGTCATCGAGGCGATCTGGAAGAGCGTGTCTTCCCGCATCGGCACGCCGGCCACCGCGTCGGCCATGCCGAAGGCGCGCAGGTAGCGGGTTCCGGTGCTGTCGGTGACCAGCGCCACCGCGCCGGGCAGGTTTGCGGCGGCGAGCGCCGCCTCGAATTCCATCGCGCCGTTCATGCAGGTCCTCTCCCTTTGCGCGTCACGGTGGCCCAGACGGACAAAGGGTGCAAGAACCGATGAAAGCGGCGATCAGTGCTTGTTGCGGTGCTCGCCGCGCACCCAGCGCACGGTGCCCGACGCGGCGCGCATCACCACGCTGTCGGTGGTCATCACGCCGTCCTTGCGGACTTTCACGCCCTTCAGCAACGATCCGTCGGTCACGCCGGTCGCCGCGAAGATGCAATCGCCCTTGGCCAGTTCCTTGAGATCGTAGATCTTGTTCAGATCCTCGATGCCCCACTTGCGTGCGCGGGCCTTCTCGTCCTCGTTGCGGAACAGCAGGCGGCCCTTGAACTGGCCGCCGACGCAGCGCAGCGCGGCTGCCGCCAGCACGCCTTCGGGCGCGCCGCCGGTGCCCATGTACAGGTCGATGCCGGTGTCCTCGTTGGTCACCGCGATCACCCCGGCCACGTCCCCATCGGGAATCAGGTGGATGCCGCAGCCCAGACCGCGCAGTTCGGCGATGATATCGGCATGGCGCGGGCGATCGAGCACGCAGACCGTGATGTCGCACGGCGCCACGCCCTTGGCGTCGGCCACCGCCTTCACGTTCTCGCTAACGCTCTTGGCCAGATCGATGATGCCTTCGGCATAGCCCGGCCCCACGGCCAGCTTTTCCATGTAGACGTCGGGCGCGTTGAGCAGGCCGCCTTCCTCGGCGGCGGCGAGCACGGCCAGCGCATTGGGGCCAGCCTTGGCGGTGATCGTCGTGCCTTCCAGCGGATCGAGCGCGATGTCGATCTTCGGCCCCTTGTCGGGCGCGGCGCCAACCTTTTCGCCGATATAGAGCATCGGCGCCTCGTCGCGCTCGCCCTCGCCGATCACGACGGTGCCGTCCATGTAGAGTTCGTTGAACGCGATGCGCATCGCTTCCACGGCGGCGGCATCGGCAGCCTTTTCATCGCCCCGGCCGATCAGCTTGGCGGCGCCGATCGCGGCGGCTTCGGTCACGCGGACCATTTCCAGGACGAGAACGCGATCTAGTACCTTGGAGGGGACGGGCTTTGCGGTAGATTGGCTGCTCACGTTAACTCCTGATTCAGGCTGCGCAGTCGAATGCGATGGCCCTAGACGCGAGGGACAGGTCTTGTCGAGAATAGCTTTGCTGTTCCTGCCCATATTGGCACTGCCGGCCGTTTTTTCTTCGCCGGTTCTTGCGCAGAATGCCGCTTCCGAAGCCGACAGGCGGGTTCAACAGGCGATCGATACGCAGAAGGAGCAGGTTGATCTGCGCCGTCCCGAGTGTCGCCCCCGCTCGCGCATTCCGGGCCAGATCGTTGTGTGCGGCGATGCCGAGCGCAACGAGAAGGAGCGCCTGCCCAACCGCGACCAGACCGACACCGCGCGTTCCACCAACGATGGCCTGCCGCGCGCACCCAACGTCAGCGGATTGCCGGATTGCTCGCGCGGGTGCATCCGCGTGGGCAAGGTGCCCGCGCCGGTCTATTACTTCGACATCACGGCGTTGCCCGAACCGCCGAAGGGGTCCGACGCCGAGAAGATCGCCAACGGTGAGATCCCGGCGCCCTGAAAGTGCCTGCCTGAGGCGGTTATTCGCCGAGAATGTGCATGACCAGCGGGGCTTCGGCCAGGCTGGGCGAACCTTCGAGCAGGCGCAGCGCTTCGGCAATCCCGCTTTCCGGCCCTTCGTGGGTGACCATCGCGACGAGGACCTGCCCGGCGCCCGGCGCATCGCCGGCCACGCCGCGCCCCTTCTGGATCATGCTCTCGATGGAGACGCCGGCATCGCGCATCGCCGCGGTGATTTCCGCGAGCACGCCGGGCCGGTCGGCCACGGTGAAGCGCAGATAGGCGCGGCCGCTACGATGGCCGCTGGCGGCCGGCGTGGCAGGGTCCAGTTCCGCCACGGGAATCGAGAACGGCGCGCCGATGTCTCCGCGCGCGATGTCGATCAGATCGGCGACGACGGCGCTGGCGGTCGGGCCATCGCCCGCGCCCGCGCCCTGGAACAGCAGTGGCCCGGCGAAGTTGCCTTCGACCACGACCGCATTGGTCGCGCCATCGACATGGGCCAGCGGATGATCGCGGTGGACAAGGTGGGGGTGCACGCGCTGGAACAGGCGGCGGTTGCCATCGGCATCCACGTCTGTTTCGGCCATGCCGATCAGGCGGATGTAGTATCCCAGCGCGTCGGCCTGCGCGATGTCGGCGGCCAGCACGCGACGGATGCCGGTGGCGATGACCGACTGGAAATCGATCGCGGTGCCGAACGCGACGCTGGCCAGGATCGACAGCTTGTGCGCGGCGTCGATGCCGTCGATGTCGAACGTGGGATCGGCTTCGGCATAGCCCTTGGCCTGCGCTTCGGCGAGCACGTCGGCAAAGTCGCGCCCGGTGTCCTCCATGGTCGAGAGGATGTAGTTGCAAGTGCCGTTGAGAATGCCATAGACGCGCTGGATCGCGTTGGCGGCGGCGCCTTCCTTCAGTCCCTTGATCACCGGGATGCCGCCGGCGACGGCCGCTTCGAACTTCAGCGCGGCTTTCGCGGCTTCGGCGCGTGTCGCCAGTTCGATGCCGTGGTGCGCGATCATCGCCTTGTTGGCGGTGACCAGCGCCTTGCCCGCTTCGAACGTGGTGCGCGCCAGCGCCAGCGCCGGGCCATCCGCCCCGCCGACCAGCTCGACCACCACGTCGACATCGGGCCGTTCGCCCAGGATCACCATGTCGTCTTCCCAGTGGTAGCCGGAAAGATCGACGCCCCGGTCCTTGCTGCGGTTGCGCGCGCTGACGGCGGTGATCACGATGGGCCGCCCGGCGCGGCGCGCGATGATCTCCGCATTGGTCTCGATCAGCCGGATCACCCCGCCGCCGACAGTGCCCAGTCCGGCCAGCGCGATGCGCAAGGGTTCGCTCATGGTATCCCCATCCTCAGGTTTCGGCTCGCGCCCTAGGCGGGGTGGACAAATTCCGCAACGCCGAACAGGGCGCGGACAGCGTCGGGAATGCGCTGCGGCTGGCCGGTTTCGAGATCGACGTGCACCTGCACCAGCTCGATCGCCGAACGCAGCGTCGCGTCATCGCCGGTGCCGTGCAGTTCGATATGCGTGACCATGCTGCTGTTGCCGAAACGCCCGGCCCAGATGCGCCCTTCGATCAACTCGTCGGGGCGGATGGGCGCGCGGTAATCGACGGTCGCCCGCGCCACATGCACTTCGAACGACCCCTCGCCGACGCTCTTGACGCCCAGCGCCCGCCAGAACTCGCTGATCAGGACATCCGCGTACTCCAGGTAGCGCGAATTGAAGACGACGCCCTGCTGGTCGCACTCGGCATAGCGGACGCGGAAGGTGTGGCGGAATGGCGTGTCGCGATCGTAAGGCATGGCCGCCTTCTAGCCGCGCGCGACCTGTCGGCAAGCCTCAACATGGGCTCCTTATTGGCGGCTGCGCGTGCAGGGGCCAAGGTCCGCCAGCACCAGCGCATAGTCCTCCGCGGCCGCGCGCCGGTCCGCCGGCGATCCGGAAAGGTTGGCCTGCGGCGGCAACGCGGGGGGAAGGAAACAGGCGAGCCGATACCAGGCCAGCGTTTCCTTCGCCGGCGGTCGCGCGGACTGGTCCACGATTTCGGTGAAGCTCACGCCCCAGCGCGTCGGTTCGCCGGGGCGGCGCAGGATCGAGATGGAAACCGGCGCGCCATTCGCGGTGGCGAGGAAAAGCTGCGTTTCGCCTTCGCCCACCAGATTGCCGGGCACGTGCAGCGCCTCGCGCAACCTCGTGATCGTCGGCGGCGCGTCGGGCGCGACGAGCGCGGTCAGGATCGAGCGGGTGGTCGCTTCGACCGCGGGCGTGGCCGGAATGATCGCATCGGGCGCGACAAGCCGCAGCTCGCCGGGCCGGCCAGGCACCGCCTGCGCGAAGAGAATGACCTGCGTTTTCTTGAGTTTGGGCGCTTTCCCCAGCGCATCGAGCGGGACGTCGGCCAGAAACCGCAGCGATTCGCCCAGATCGGACCCAATCAGGACGGCGGTGGTGCGGGCTTCCAGATAGACGCGGATGTGGCCGGGCGCCACGTCGGGCGCCTGTTCGGGCTTCAGCGCCGCCATCTTCGTCACTTCCGCGCGCGCGACGATGCGCGCCGGTACCGCCAGATCGGCCAGATCGGCATACGTCGCGGTAACCGGAAAGGCGGTGCGAATCGGCGGTTGAGCCGGGGTTTGCGATAGGGCAGGGGTGGTCAGGCCGGCCAGCGCGAGGGCCGCGGCAAGCGCTGGCGCGCGGAACGGGATGGGGGGCATGGGTGGTCCTTCCGCTGTGATCGGGTGCGTCGGTTTTTTCCGGATTTTCAGACAGTGCAACCGTGAATCGAACCTTAACCGGAAAAGCATTTGCGCGCCTTTGCCTTCGGCGTTAAAGCTCGCCCCGTTCGGGCAATGCTGAAAACACAAGTCCGAGATGCCGCCGCCGGGCTCCTTGCGCCCGATGTCGGCGGTAACCGGGTTGCCGGCAGGGTGGATTGAATTCTATTGGTTTGGCCAGTCGGATGGAACGGTGATTCTGTCCGAAGGCTCTGCTTTGGCCT
The Novosphingobium sp. EMRT-2 genome window above contains:
- a CDS encoding serine hydrolase, which encodes MNGAMEFEAALAAANLPGAVALVTDSTGTRYLRAFGMADAVAGVPMREDTLFQIASMTKALTSTAALQLVERGQLDLDAPIGAILPDLADLPVLEGFDKAGQPMLRAARVPVTLRHLLLHTAGCGYTFMDETLLRCAKAGPKTAPGSRESLRLPLLFDPGTQWQYGTGTDWVGLAVEAVSGMALQDWFDRELTGPLGMSATRFHSDLPANATQVHARDADRGFVTVPMVLGAGSYQSGGGGLSSTASDYARFLRMVLRGGELDGVRVVSPETARLMRADALSPSLSAGVLTSALPQLATAFDPLPGQRGGWTLGGFLVNTETGPAGRSPGSLHWAGILNCYYWIDPARDIAGVILAQLAPFADPGALAAFAALERMACAQ
- the glpX gene encoding class II fructose-bisphosphatase — its product is MVRVTEAAAIGAAKLIGRGDEKAADAAAVEAMRIAFNELYMDGTVVIGEGERDEAPMLYIGEKVGAAPDKGPKIDIALDPLEGTTITAKAGPNALAVLAAAEEGGLLNAPDVYMEKLAVGPGYAEGIIDLAKSVSENVKAVADAKGVAPCDITVCVLDRPRHADIIAELRGLGCGIHLIPDGDVAGVIAVTNEDTGIDLYMGTGGAPEGVLAAAALRCVGGQFKGRLLFRNEDEKARARKWGIEDLNKIYDLKELAKGDCIFAATGVTDGSLLKGVKVRKDGVMTTDSVVMRAASGTVRWVRGEHRNKH
- a CDS encoding homoserine dehydrogenase, whose translation is MSEPLRIALAGLGTVGGGVIRLIETNAEIIARRAGRPIVITAVSARNRSKDRGVDLSGYHWEDDMVILGERPDVDVVVELVGGADGPALALARTTFEAGKALVTANKAMIAHHGIELATRAEAAKAALKFEAAVAGGIPVIKGLKEGAAANAIQRVYGILNGTCNYILSTMEDTGRDFADVLAEAQAKGYAEADPTFDIDGIDAAHKLSILASVAFGTAIDFQSVIATGIRRVLAADIAQADALGYYIRLIGMAETDVDADGNRRLFQRVHPHLVHRDHPLAHVDGATNAVVVEGNFAGPLLFQGAGAGDGPTASAVVADLIDIARGDIGAPFSIPVAELDPATPAASGHRSGRAYLRFTVADRPGVLAEITAAMRDAGVSIESMIQKGRGVAGDAPGAGQVLVAMVTHEGPESGIAEALRLLEGSPSLAEAPLVMHILGE
- a CDS encoding thioesterase family protein; amino-acid sequence: MPYDRDTPFRHTFRVRYAECDQQGVVFNSRYLEYADVLISEFWRALGVKSVGEGSFEVHVARATVDYRAPIRPDELIEGRIWAGRFGNSSMVTHIELHGTGDDATLRSAIELVQVHVDLETGQPQRIPDAVRALFGVAEFVHPA